Below is a genomic region from Rosa chinensis cultivar Old Blush chromosome 5, RchiOBHm-V2, whole genome shotgun sequence.
gggatgatgcTTAAGTGGGAGGAGGAGTCTCTTTTATAGGTAAAGGAACccctctcatttacattttcttcaatgtgggacaaaGAGTATGTCGtggttgggtcccaccatggctcgTGGGCCGGCTAAGAGagggttacttatgcttggtgatgtagaaaatagcttgctagtagagatatctacaagtccctgaagtccccaagtaagaggggcttcttggttggggagttataaacatgatgtcatcaagcataagtgacgTTCGGGCGATGCCCAGCCTCTACAAGTCCCcaaactccgtaagcaagaagggactttTTAACCTGTAAAACAAAAAGGCGTGTGTTTGTAGAATGCTTATTGTATTGGGCAACGTATGTAAGTTGCATTGCTATGCtttggcatatacgaatgtataaggtgcatgatacatgttgatgtatacatgtgaatggcgccgagtatgaTCGATTATGACGTATAAACTCGAGACCGCTTATGGTTGTGTGAACATATCGCGAATAAgcatatgaattgcatatgatgcgTGTAGTGCTTGCAAGAGAACGAACGAGGTTGAGTTGACGAGGTTACGCtcggtgtaagttgcatgagtgccttGAAGGCAAGCGTTTGCAATTCGCGAACGATGAATACAtaaacgcttgtgtttgtttggttttcgctcgtattaatggaacgccaaaagaattcgatttgttgcaaaggacaaatggtagaagaattcaatgttccactAACGTGTATTATGTCAAGGGGATGTGAGTCTAAAGCTTGGAAATGCCGGAAGGCAAGAGaatgaaagctcgggggtgccgggaaggtttgagcggaaagctcgggggtgccgagaaggcgtgagcgggaagctcgggggtgccggaaAGGCGTGAGCAAGAAGCTCGGGGTTGTAGGAGAGGCATGAGCAGGAAGCTCgatggttgccgggaaggcatgagcgggaagctcgggggtgcctaGAAGGCGTGAGCGCGGAgatcgtgagcgggaagctcgaaggtgccgggaaggcatgagcagaagTTCGGgattgccgcgaaggcgtgagcgaaaGCTTGTGAGTGGGAAGCTCGAGGGTACCGCGGAGGCGTGAGCGTGATAGCTCGTGAGAGGAAGCTCAGGGATGCCGTGAAGGCTTGAGCGCGAAGCTCATTagaggaaagctcgggggtgcctcGGAGGCGTGAGCGAGAGAGCTCGTGAGCCGGAAGCTCGAATGTGAAGCCCTGAGGCGTAAATATGACCgctgctaattatgctgggatgtatgtaaaagtcctcgaagtccccaagtaagagggtTTTCTTGcagggttgataccaaagcgtagctttgtacCATATTgggagcataattagtgcaagtgtgtcatccatctagaattggtcggaGCGAGCGCTTATGCCCTTtggggtgggcccctgctaggccctccaaggagtcccccactcctggcaatagacctccgtatggtagaaaaattgtttgatgaggggagctgcgtttaagcagtgggtgttaggtagcgaacctaatcttttatacccaagcgtcgggggttaaccaccggatcaatggctgccgtgggctgcgtTAACatgtccctttactctttcccgaaggagaaaagCTTAActtgcaatgccgcgtagcggtcattgccATTATAAGGCGTTtaccttaccgcttggcggttggtcgtgAACTATTGACTCGTGGAGTCTAGACCCGTTTAGGTCTTTTTCCTGTGGGGAaagtttgacaaagtatggtgcccggaggctagaTCATATGTTTACATAGAGTATATATAAAGTttgtaattgtatgaacaatgcCAAATAAGTATAGCAATTAATAATATATGGATTTTATGGCCATGTGACATGCATATTAGATAAttgcaagtgtaatgggtgtccatataaaattttgggAGTAGCTCCCAGTGAATAGTATGAAGCCTTGTGAACTTGGAATTTTaattaaagcatgttggatgtgtttgagcgagttaggttgtgtttgagcaagttgggtgtagttgagcggATAGGCGCTATGCGAGCATGCAGGGCATGGCCcaagcaagtcgtggccatgctcGATACACAAGTGAGTCGTAACCGTTGCAAGTgcttatccgagcatgtttaattaagtcaagtgtcacaagcttctagatatGACATAGTCTTAAGTAAGTGTCACATGcgtatttaattgagttgcaattaaatagtAGCATGGCATATCtttatagcatgtacttgtagtgtgGATGCTAATAATATTTTTGCCTTGTTGTAACCATGCTAAGGATCATGGACACATGTAagtgcatatcaagtgtgatatattgtaggcatgcttagaagttATGAAAGCATGTTAAGTCATGGTTatggctctaattgcaagagcgtaaaaggtaagatatagttacttatcttatgcagATTTGCGAGGCCGTGCGGTGAGGCCGCTAGGCTTGGGTACTGCAGATTTGCTAGGGGATCTGCAATGGTGATGTCGGAGGAAAACTTGTCGGAGGAAACCTTGGCGGACGAAGCTAGTCCGAGGAAAGTTTGGAGGGCGAAGCTTGTCCGAGGAGAGCTTGGCGGACGAAGCTTGGCCGAGGAGAGCTTGGCGGACGAAGCTTGTCCGAGGAAAGCTTGGCAAACGAAGCTTGGCTGAGAAAAGCTGGGCGGACGAAGCTTGGCTGAGGAGAGCTGGGCGGATGAAGCTTGGCCGAGGAGAGTTGGACGCACGAATCTTGGCCGAGGAGAGCTGGACGCACAAATCTTGGCCGAGGAGAGCTGGACGGACGAAGCTTGGCCGAGGAGAGCCAGGTGGACGAAGCTTGGCCGAGGAGAGCTGGACGGACGAAGCTTGGCCGAGGAGAGCCAGGTGGACGAAGCTTGGCCGAGGAGAGCTTGGCGGACGAAGCTTGTCCTGGAAAGCTCAGCAGATGAAGCTTGTCCGAGGAGAGCTTGGCGGATGAAGCCTGGCGGGCGAAGCATGTCCGAGGAGAGCTTTGCGGATGAAGCTTGGCCGAGGAAAGCTTGGCGGACGAAGCTTGTCCGAGGAGAGCTTGGCAGAGGAAGCTTGGCCGAGGAAAGCTGGGCAGACGAAGCTTGGCCGAGGAAAGCTGGGCAGATGAAGCTTGTTCGAGGAAAGCTCGGCAGATGGAGCTTCTCCGAGGAAAGGTTGGCCGATGCTTGCTATTGTTGACGCTTGTACTTGGCGGATGAGCTCCTCAGCTAGAGTAATGAGAAGTATTTGATGTTAGCGGTGATTCACCACAAATGTTGTTGTTGACCATTGCTGATTCTCAACATGTagttgatctttttttttttttttgagttgccGTTGACCATTGCTGATGGGCGTTGACCAGGCTTGTTTGGTGTTGACCAAGCGTTGACTCGATGCCTACAGGTCAAAGTTCAAGGtacgtgacgaagcctttgtgttggcttcccacagacggcgccaatgttaatgtttgtgaccgaggggtctaattaatgTAAAGAacaagagagtgagagagacaAGACACAAgttgtatagtggttcgtctcccaccttagcgggagactGCATGCACTTGAAAacttaactatgtgtgttgggtcttgcggcccaagaggattacatgagatgtaatgggatgatgcttaagtgggaggaggggtcccttttataggtaagggaacccctctcatttacattttcttcaatgtgggacaaaGAGTCCCATTTGTAGTCTTTAAAGCATGTTGTGAACGCaagttggcaaggccgggaagcaACTCTTGTCCCCCTCCGACCACCACAGGGTAGGTTGTATGTCGAGTTACGGCATGTATGTCGTGGTTAGGTCCCACTATGGCTCGTGGGCCTGCTAAGAGagggttacttatgcttggtgatgtagaaaatacccttgctagtagaggtatctacaagtccccgaagtccccaagtaagaggggCTTCTTAGTTcgggagttataaacatgatgtcatcaagcataagtgacgTTCGGGCGGTGCCCAGCCTCTAcaggaacaaagttcaacttgttcaagttactcatcctgaaaaacaacacaagattagggttagtttcggagcgaaaaaggctaccacgaaaaactattaaattttttagcgtagtcgcttccaagaaattagggattttctgagtgtagtcgcttccaagaaaatcagattccaagaggggttttggattagatcgaaacaataatGTATGTGATcgatctttttcttctcaacaaactctaagtttggaagactctacaagctccaagcttggagtgagcatgaacccccacagtttggcttttggtctccccaatgaagaagaaagaggggtagaagaagggatgttggaagaccccaagaaaaagaagagaaaagtaataaaaacttcaaaaacaggaacttttagaaaagtttacctggAAAAGATGCCGGAATTCTTGATTGGAAGAAATGGtgaagatggccggaaaaaggGCATCTGGGTTCCCCGGAAAATTGGTCGAAGTTGATGGCCGGCAGTGGTGGCCAGAGCTAGGCAGGATGCTTGCGGAGGTTATGCTGAGGCTGTGCATGGCTGTGCATGCGTGTGCAAGGGCTGCGCAGGTGCTATCAACAGATGCTCGATAGATGGTGCATGGGATTGCAGGGGCTGCGTGCAGTGCTCGGTGCTGTCACAGGGGCTGTTGAGTGCGGGAGCGCGCGCAGGCTTGTGCGAGGGCTGGCAGGATCTGTCTACAGATGTTGACAGGGACTCGGCAGGCTTGTGTGAGGACTGTTGGCAGACGTCGGAAACTCTCGGCAGGGGCTCGACAGGTCTCGGCAGGTGCTTGTAAGGGGCAGGCACAAGGCAGGGCAGGGGTCGGTCCGATTTTTCCGATGACCGGTTCAGGGGTTTTCCAGACTGTTCTGAGCTCCTTGTGGCTAGGGCTTTGATATGTGGGGCGATGGTTGCAAGATTTTGAAGGttacaaaattagggttttcaaggttagggcttcgtgttgataacgtgtcgtagagaaactgaaattgagaggaatttgctgtgtattctcattaataatagggacctctttatatagaggattacaagacatagaatctgaatcatataaggaaagtaatcgtacattgaataggaatctagatctttCTAATGTatctctattaccactaggtcaagtaacctagagtttgggctgaACACataatagagatttacttgaacaagccTCATTATATTAGATTtggaaaacaaaaatcaatgaGTGTGAAAACATTTTCTTCTCGCTTTGTGGGCATTTCTTCTCTTTCACTCAGAGCCTCTATGCTCTCCCTTATGATAAGACCTGCCTCGCTTGGCCATGGTATGCGTTTTCTTTTGTGTGGACATTTCTCTTGAATCGTTTGGGTTTGATGGCTTTGTATTTGGGATTTCTTTCTTGGTTTCTAGGGGTTTGCAGAAATTTTTTTGCAGTTGCTATTTTAGGGTACTCAAAGACCAACACCATTAACCGTTGACCCATTTCTATGTTAACACATTAGGAACATCTATGCCAATAAAATGCTTGAAAGATGAATATGAttaggggtcgtgaccacttacccaattttagtctaaaaattgcccacttactccgctaagagttttttactcccatttacccaatttaacataTATTGACAAAATTGCCCTTGTTTCCCTCATTCTGTCTCTTTCACTCGACTCCCCTCAGCCTTTCTCACCtaccagactctctctctctctctctctctctccccccccccccaccgtCGCTGGAATTATGTCGGAAATCAGACTCCAGACCACCAGCTTCTCATCTCCGTCGTCTACCTTTTTCAACAACCACCAGGACCACCACACCGACTACCACGACCACCATTCCGCTTCACCGACACACATCAATCTCTACACCTCCAGTGCTCTGTCTCCAGCTTTCCGCTTCTCCATTGAGCACCGTTCCATCTCCCCAAACCGATCCATCACCACTTCCAAGAAGAACGGCCCAATCGCGGCAGCCAGGAAGATGTGTATGTACTCGCTGACGAATCATCCAAGCTTGTTTCGCTGCAGATCTGCCATGACGAACTCGCTGGTTTGAATCAGTGGAGTCGAGGGGGAGTGGGTGAAGAGAGCCTTCATGGCTCTATTCGTCCTTCTACGCACCAGCAGAGGCAGAGAACCGGGTTTCTCTATTTTTCCGATCTTAGATTCTGGCGAGTCAACTCCAAGTAGCCACGAGTGAACATATCTGATTAGATCCAAGGCTCTTGTTTAGTCCAGCTCAACTCGGACAAATTTTGAAGCGGTGGCGTCGAGTCAACCCGGTGAGTTTTGGGCTTCTAGATGCTACTGAACGCCAGCTGCTGGAAACAACACTGTGGAagaaaaattctttttttgggtctgaaagAGGAGAGACAGTTGGAAACAAATTTACTAATGAAGATAGAGTAATTGGCTTTTATTcgggtctattgggaggcaataatatgattattgggggcaataatatgattattgggggtaataatatgattattggggcaataatatgattattgggaggcaataatatgtttattaggGAACAATAAtgtgattatttatttggataaacctactaaaacattcaaaattaaaaacatcttcattttcactaattattgatcctcaatgaacttgttactgggggcaataatatgattattgggaggtaataaaatcagacgcgggaatccggtcaccagtccggcaATCGGATTCGagattccggtgaccggtcgccggattccggtcatcggttgcCTGAATCCGGTCACCGATCGCCGGAGTCCCATCACCGGCCGTCGGAAACCGTGGCCAGCCACTGGTcgccggagcacagcaaggtggaggatgacttctctttCTAAGTGAGAacgaaggagagggcaaaaaagtccccaaaaaattaaaaagaattaattgggtattagggaaacaatctcttagaatgttttgggtaaatagggttaaaaaaatgttagtggagcaagtgggcaatttggtgcctaaaattgggtaaatgatcatttccccataTGATTATCGGATCTGGCATAATTAATGTAAATTTCAAGTTTTTAAGTAGTGAATTTATTCTACTCCATTTTAATTTCACTATCTTACGTTTCCAACCCAATAATCATTCTCAAAACTGCTTTCCTTATTTCAGTAGATATTCCTTATACATTCATTGAGATAAAGTTGACAGTTTGTGTCTTACCAACCCATCCACTCATCCTGATTCTGAAGTAATTGGTTGCTTATGCTATAAATAGTTTGTTGCATTGCTTATTATATCGACTGAGATAAGCCTAGGACTCACAAGATACGGGGTCTTCTATATTGCCATACTTTCTCAATGACCTCGTTTACTTAACATAATGAATTGCGACACATTATGATGAATGAATTTGGTTAACAAAAAATGTAACTGATTATAGCCTTTTATTTTGAATGAATATAAGAATCACAATAACATAGTTGCTGAGCAACAATAATTTTTTGACtctgtgtgtgtctatatatatcaACTACTGGGAAAAATTTAAGAGGTTGTGTCGAAAATGCACTCGTATCATCTAACTAGAAATGAAATATTCACGCCTCAAATAGTATACCGATCTATTTAAGATTATAGAGATAATCTCAGCGAACTTCTTCTCCTATTTGCAAGAGACAGGTCAAAAATCATTTCTCCAATCTGATATTTATAATACAAATATGAAGGTGAGGGAATATTTTTCATGCGGCACTGGTTGAAGTGTATGATCAAATTCTGGACTAACTTTGCTTCGTCTACGAGATCATAAATATAAGTCCTGAATTTATAAGCTCTCATTGcatagaatttttattttttttctaattgtaCGTACGTTAATTTTCTTCCGGTAGTCCTGCTGCATCCAAAATCGATAGGCTACATCCTACTTATGATTTACAGAGTTGTAAACAATATTCCTATTCTGGACGTTTTCAATAGCCATTGTTGGGAAATCAGTAAAATCCTCCCGACTTTGtaaaattttatgaaaatagAGATTTTGAAACTTGAGCCTATTTCAAAACACAAGAGtcaaaagaatataaataacgATATGACAAATTATAGACAAACATGGGAAATAAACTTACAATGAGAGTTTTGAGTCGCTGAGTTTTTTGTCCTGAAGCCTATTATTGCCCAAGTTTCTTGTAGCGCGGTACCATAAACTCCTGGCACGGGGCCAAGTATCGAAAAGATGAAATGCAAAAACAGATTTGCATAGCTCTTATAATCCTTCAAGAGACTTGTTTCAGGATGAAGGCTTTGTTATCCCTAATTTTTTACACTATAAGTattaaattttgattaatttaactttgaaagattaaaaaattttgaaaataaattaaatcacaaaggtaaatatgacaattacaaaatagattgtaaaaattaaaaagaaattat
It encodes:
- the LOC112203949 gene encoding uncharacterized protein LOC112203949, which produces MSEIRLQTTSFSSPSSTFFNNHQDHHTDYHDHHSASPTHINLYTSSALSPAFRFSIEHRSISPNRSITTSKKNGPIAAARKMCMYSLTNHPSLFRCRSAMTNSLV